TTCGCGGCTGGTCGAGGAGCAGCGCCATCTCGCCGAAGCAGTCGCCGTCGGCCATCGTGGAAAGCCGCGTGCCGTCCGGGGCGATCACCTCCAGCCGGCCGTGGCAGACCACGAACAGCCGGTGGTCATGGTCGCCGGCGCGGACGACGTCGCTGCCGGCCGGGATCGCCAGGGGCTCGAGTGCCAAGGCGAGCGTGTTGAGCAGCACCGGCGGGGCGGTGGCGAACAGGGCGTTTTTCGCCAGGGCGTCGCGGGGGAGGAATTCCTGCCAGCGGCGGCCGTGGCGCGAAAGCAGATCGCTGGCCGCCTGCGGGCCCCAGCTCCCCGCCGCGTAGTTGGGGAACCCGGTCGGCGGCTCGGCCTGCCAGGTGTCGAGCACCGGCTGCATGATCCGCCAGCCCGCCTCGACGAAGTCGGTGCGCGAAAACAGCGTCGGGTCGCCGCCGAGCGCCGCGTGGAGGAGCACCTCGTAGCCGGTGCCGCGCGAGGCCTCGAAGGTGTCGGCGTAGTCGAAGCGCATCCCGGCGCGCTGCAGCTCGAAGCCGGTGCCGGGGCGCTTGGCGAGGAGGCGGATCTCCACCCCCTGGTGCGGCTGGATGTGGAACACCAGCACGTTGCCGGCGGTGGCCAGCGGCCCCGTCCCCGGCTTGAACTGCACGACGACCTCGGTGCCGCGCTTCCACAGGCTCTTGCCACTGCGGAGGTAGACCGGCATCCCGCGCCAGCGGGCGTTGTCGAGATGGAGCGTGAGGGCGGCGTAGGTCTCGGTGGCCGAGGCGGGATCGACGGCGGGCTCCTCGCGGTAGCCCACGGCCGGGCTGCCGTCGGCCTTCTTCCCCGGGCCGTACTGGCCGCGCACGCACTCGTCGCGCACCGCCGCGGCCGACGGGATCCGCACGCTCTCCAGGACCCGCGCCTTCTCGTCGCGCACCGCGTCGGGGTCGAGCGACGCGGGGGGCTCCATGCAGACGTAGGCGAGCACCTGGAGGAGGTGGTTTTGCAGCATGTCGCGGACCACGCCCGTCTTGTCGTAATACCCGCCGCGCGTCTCGACGCCGACGGTCTCGGTGGCCGAGATCTGCACGTGGTCGATCGAGTCGGCGTTCCACACCGGCGCGAACAGCGGATTG
The genomic region above belongs to Planctomycetota bacterium and contains:
- the zwf gene encoding glucose-6-phosphate dehydrogenase encodes the protein MAGGNGGGAAGSTAAPPGVLAILGASGDLTKRLLIPALYNLTCDGLLPDDFAVVGMARKAMTSAEFRLQQRDEIGKFNTRRSFDPDAWDWLESRLHYTAGEFTDPAAFARLRAAIDDAGRGTAAAGNTLLYLAIAPEFFATVNDGLAAAGFTHLPGRRRLIVEKPFGKDLASALALNRALLAQWKEEEIYRIDHYLGKETVQNLLAFRLANPLFAPVWNADSIDHVQISATETVGVETRGGYYDKTGVVRDMLQNHLLQVLAYVCMEPPASLDPDAVRDEKARVLESVRIPSAAAVRDECVRGQYGPGKKADGSPAVGYREEPAVDPASATETYAALTLHLDNARWRGMPVYLRSGKSLWKRGTEVVVQFKPGTGPLATAGNVLVFHIQPHQGVEIRLLAKRPGTGFELQRAGMRFDYADTFEASRGTGYEVLLHAALGGDPTLFSRTDFVEAGWRIMQPVLDTWQAEPPTGFPNYAAGSWGPQAASDLLSRHGRRWQEFLPRDALAKNALFATAPPVLLNTLALALEPLAIPAGSDVVRAGDHDHRLFVVCHGRLEVIAPDGTRLSTMADGDCFGEMALLLDQPRSATVRALTPCDLLVLDGPDYGRILADFPAAEEEFRRLAAQRR